In the genome of Desulfonatronum thiosulfatophilum, the window ATGTTCCTGAAGATTCGCTCCATCTCTTCCCGGTGTTGGACAAACGCCTTGGCTTCGGCCTGAAAGATTTCCCGAATTTCCATTTCAGTATACCCATCCTCTATCATTTCAACCCCATGAATTAAAGGCGGGTAGTGCGGCGTTTCCTCGCTCAGGTTGATCCGGCCCGTGCGTTTGTACACATGGGCTGTGCGCAACAGTTCTTTGACCAGAATCTGTTCGGAGATGTTCTTCTCGGAATAGGCCGCGCCGGCACTGCGCCAAGCCTGGCGTACCCCCTCAGGACCGCTGCCCAGCACGACTGACCCCAATGTCCCGAATACAACCACAAGCATGGCAGTGGCGTTGAAGTAGATGGAGGCTTGTCCGGAGAAGAAAAATACGCAACTGAATCCAATAAAGCAGATTGCCGCGGCAATCAGGGTCCTGCTCTTCATGAACTTGCTCCTGGTGAATAGTGCTGTTCAGCGTGCACTTGAAGGTTGATCAGGGTCGATACGAATTTCCAGCCGACGTTGCGAATTCCTTGTCTCGATGAAATCCGGCAACAGAGGGTGGGCCGTGCCGCGGGCCTGGATGATCAACATCTCTGGGTTGATGCCGGCTTGATGAACAAAGTGCTCCGCGACCGCGGCAGCTCGGAGAGCCGCGACCTCCCACGCTCCTTGCTCAGAGGTGCGAGAGCCCTGAGGCGTGGGAGGCGCATCGTCGGCAAATCCTGTGATGACAATGGTTCCCTGGGCTACGGAGATGGCATGTCCGATCTTTGACAGTAAAAGCCCTGGGCGATGCTCAATCTCGTAACTCATGGGATTAAAGAAATTTTCGCCGAAGAGTGAGATGACAATGGAGGCGTCTTCCGTAAAAGCGACATTGAGCATCCGCTCATGGCCAAGCAGCCTCTCCCGAAGTACTTCGTACAGGGGCAACATGTTCAGTTGCGCGTTTGAAGAGGTAACGGACTGGATGGATGCGGTGGAGCGGTGACTGAGCACCAGGCGCTCCTTTTCCCGGAGGGAAAAGACGAACAGAACAAGAAACAGGATGAACATGACCATCATCAGGTCAGACCAGGGAACGGACCAGGTAGCGTGACGCTGCTCGCCCTGCTCCAGCGCGAATTCCGGCAGATTCATCGGCATCCGATGTTCGGATGATCTGATATGGTCGTTAATTGTATTCTTTTGAGGCATAACAGGCTCTTTGGTTGTGAGCCTTTATTTGCAAGTTAGGTGCCTGTTCAAGAAGCAAAGCTTGCCTATCTTGCGTTGCCTGTTCTCTCGTTAAAAATCTTTAAATTTTAGGATTTTGGGCAGAAAACATAATGTGTTTATAAATGAGATTGAGCACGCCATGTGTGCCCGCTGGATCATCACGTCGAGATTTTGGCTACAATTGCCGGTGTGACATGCTCCTTCCCCCATAAAATGCGGGAACAAAATCCTTTGTTGAATTGGCTTGCGTAAGGCAATGAAAACGTTCATTGAGAACGTTTTTTTGAGTCCTATTGCTGCTTGAGCCTGATAGTTTGAAATGAAATCGCGTTGCAACGAGTCGAGCGTACGGCAATCTATGCCGGCAAAGGACTTTGCGAGGCCGCGAAATCAAGGTAAGCTGGACAGCAGTGAGTAGCTACAGAGACATACAGAGCTGAGGCTCGATGCGAGCTCAGCCTCGTCAATTGAAACAGAAACGCGATGATCACCCGCCGGAGGATTTATGATGAATGCAGTAGGAAGGACGAGTTGCCTGTGGATACTTTTCGGAATGCTGTTCCTGGTGGGCGGCCATGGAATGGCAACCGCACAGGAGTCAGCGGAACAATCACCTGAATCAGTACCCCAGACGCAGGATCAGCCTGTTCCGCAGCCCAGACATGCGCCCCCCGCCGATGAGGAGTCCGCAGATATTCCAGATACGGGCATCCCCGTGCTTGTCGAACATGTCGGAAACGATCCTGTGGGCATGCGTCTGGCGCTTCACCTTAAGGAAACCTTCCAGAAATCTTCCCTATTCCGCTTGGCCGGGGGAGAGGAAAAACATCTTAATCTGCGGCTGATCACCCGCCCGCAATTTCCGGAACGGCCTTTCCTCGGATCCGCGTATGCAGTGGTTTGGCGCTATGTGGAGTCCGGAGACGTGCTGGCATACTACCTGAGTGATCGATTAGGGTTTGTCGATGCGGATGTTGTTGCCCAGGAGGCGGAAGTCCTGGTCGCTGAGACGGACAAGGTCGCATCGCGATTTAGGTATCTGTTGGAATAGAAAAACGAACGATTCGGACGAGATTTCGAAGTTGGTCTTCATGTGGCTTGGGATAGGTGCGGAGGGCTCCGCGAAATCTGACGGCTTGATCCGGTCGCTTGTTCCGGATGGGATGAGAGGTGTGATGCTGCTTCAAGACAGACTGAAGCATTCGCGAATAATGTTGGATGAAATCTTCAGCCAATACGGCCCCGACCGGACTGCCGTGGCCTGGACCGGCGGCAAGGACTCCACCGTGGCACTCTGGCTGTGGCGCGGGCTCCTGCAGGAGCATGGCAAATTCCCACCACGTGCCGTCAATCTGGATACGGGATTGAAGTTTCCGGAAATCCTGGAGTTGCGTGACCGGATGACTCAGGAGTGGGACGTCACCTTGCACGTCCAGCGGCCGGATATCGACCTGAACGTTTATCCCGTAGCCGCGGACAAATTGACCTGTTGTCGGGATCTGAAAATCCTGCCGCTGCAGAAGGCCATTGATGAGTGCGGCATCACGGCCTTGATCACTGGCCTGCGCCGAGACGAACATCCGAACCGCACCGATCGGGACTATATCGAACAGCGCCGCAATCCGGACCACGTCCAGGTCAATCCGATCCTGGACTGGACGGAAATGGACGTTTGGGCCTGCATCATGGAGCACGGGCTGCCCTACTGCAGCCTGTACAACGTGGGCTATCGATCCCTGGGCTGCATGCCCTGCACCCTGGCTCCGGATCAAGTGCAAGGCGACGCGGAACGGGCTGGGCGGGACCCGGAAAAGGAACGTCAGATGGAAAGCCTGCGAAGCCTTGGGTATTTCTAGGATAATCCGATATGCGCATCTTGAGTGTCGGCGGATCGGATTTTGTACCGGCCTGGAGGAACATGGGGCATGATGTTCTCACTCTGGGCAAGGGGAGCGGCCTGGATGTTGCGCTGGAGCAACCCATTGGTCTGCGTGAACTCTGGGAAATCCTGTCTTCCCAAAATTTTCGTCCGGATTTGACGGTCTGGGTGGATCGCTGCCGCCCCCTGGAGGTCTTCGGGCTGGAGCGGATGCCGGGAGCGGTGATCGGCTTTTCCATCGACCAGTACTGCAATCCATGGCATGTGCCCTACAGCTGGGCGTTTGACCTCTTTCTGGTGGCGCAGAAGGATTACCTGCCGCTCTTCGCGGACCATAGAGCCTGGCGGGAATGCCGCTGGTTTCCGCTCTATTGCCGACCGGATGTTGATCGGGACGAGGGGCTCGAGCGGGATATCCCGGTGAGTTTCGTGGGCACCCTTGATCCACCGTTGAACAGGTCCCGGCGGCCTTTTCTGCAGCAGTTTCGAAGCCGATGTCCGACCATTGTACAGCACGGCGCCTATACGGAAATTTTTAATCGCAGCATGATCGTGCTCAATCAGAGCGCTGTGGGCGAGCTGAATTTTCGTCTCTTTCAGGCCGCGGCCTGCGGCGCGGCCGTGCTTACGGAAGATGTGCCCAACGGTTTGCGGGATGCCTTTACACCCGACGAGGAAATCCTGGTCTATCCCCGAGGCAATGCCGGCGAAGCAGTGCGAATCGCATTCGATGCCTTAAGTGAGCCGGAACGACTGAGAAAGATCGCGCTACAGGGCAAACGCAGAGTTTTGCGAGAGCATAGCGCGACGGTCAGAGCCAAAGAAATCATCCGCCTGGCCGAGAAATTGCTCACCTCACGAGTGGAATTAAAACGCAAGACAGGATCAGTTCTGGTTCGTGAACACATGATTAAAACCTACACATTCCTGGCATCTGACGCAGACTTGCCTTTGCCCCTGGATCATCGCCAACTTTACATCGAAGCCGCCCGAGAGACTTTTCTGGGCCAAGTATAAGATTTGACCGACAAATCCTCGCACCTCCCACTCTCCTCACATTATGAACACCTCCTCGAACTTCCCTGGTCGCGCAAATTCTTTCCAGAAACGTCTGGCGCGAAGGCTCCCGCGTTACATGTGCCGCTCCTGAATTCGCAAGAATTTTGCGACTCCCTGCGGAGTAGAGTGGTTCATCAAACGTTGGAATGGGCGAATGCACCTTGTCCAATTGGTCATACCTCACTGAACATTGATGGATGGCGCGGATGTGTTTACCTGAGGACAAACTGTGGGTAGAAAAACTGCTGCCGCATAAGAGGGCAGAAGTGGCCCCTGTCGATCGCCAATCCGAGGGAATTACCAGAACAATGACGAACACATCCGACGCAACTCCCATTCCCCGTCGCCATCCCACAAGAACCGTCACCTTGGGAGGCGTGCCTCTGGGCAGCGCGCATCCCATCCGCGTGCAGAGCATGACCAACACGGACACCCGGGACGCGGAGGCCACCATCCGGCAGATCTCCGAGCTGGTCGAGGCCGGATGCGAGTTCGTGCGGCTGGCCGTGCCGGACGAAAATGCCGCGCAAGTTCTGCCGGCGATCCAGTCCGCCGCTCCGGTGCCGCTCATCGCGGACATTCATTTCGACCACCGCCTGGCCCTGAAGGCTTTGGAAGCCGGGCTGCAGGGGCTGCGCATCAATCCCGGCAACATCGGTTCCAAGACCTATGTGGATCGGGTGGTGGACGCGGCCTCCGCCAATGGGGCATGCATCCGGATCGGCGTGAACGGCGGCTCCCTGGAAAAGGAACTTCTGCAAAAATACGGCGGAGCCACGCCGGAAGCCATGGTCGAGAGCGCTCTCGGCCATGCGGTGCTGCTGGAAAAGCGCGGCTTCGGCAATTTCAAGATCTCCTTAAAATCCTCCTCGGTCCCCCGAACTATTGCCGCCTATCGCCTGCTGGCCGCTCGGCTGGACTGTCCGCTGCACGTGGGCATCACCGAGGCCGGAACCCTGCTCCGGGGCGCGGTCAAGTCCGGGGTGGGACTGGGGATCCTGCTCTGGGAAGGTCTGGGCGACACGCTACGGGTGTCGCTGACCGCGGATCCGGTCCTGGAAGTCCGGGCAGCCTGGGAAATTCTCCGCTCCCTGGGTCTGCGCCAACGCGGTCCGGAAATCATTTCCTGCCCCACCTGCGGACGGACCGAAATCGATCTGCAGGATCTGGCCGAGGAAGTGGAACGCCGTTTGGCCGGGGTGACCGACGTGTTCACCGTGGCCGTAATGGGCTGCGTGGTCAACGGGCCGGGCGAAGCCCGGGAGGCGGACATCGGACTGGCCGGAGGCCGGGACTGCGGTCTGATATTTAGCCGCGGCGAAATCCTGCGCAAAGTCCGCGGCCGGGATGAACTGCTCCCGGAATTCATGCGCGAGCTGGAAGCGTTTTTGGTGGAGCGAAGAGCAGGTGGTGATCAGTAACCAATTAATCGACTTCCGGTTCAGAGAACATGTTTAGGGCTGCACTCTACGATAATTATTTCAACAAAAAGGATTTTACATGCGCTGGAGCAAATACTACCTGCCGACCCTGAAGGAGCATCCGGCTGAGGCCGAGGTGGTCAGCCACCGTTTGCTGATGCGAGCGGGGATGATCCGCAAGCTGACCTCCGGGATTTATACCTACCTGCCCCTGGGGCTGCGCTGTCTGGACAAGATCGCCAGGATCGTGCGCGAGGAGATGAACCGGGCCGGGGCTCTGGAAGTGTTCATGCCCATGGTTCAGCCGGCGGACCTGTGGAAGGAATCCGGACGCTGGGTGGTCTACGGGAAGGAGTTGCTGCGCATCCAGGATCGTCATGGCCGGGATTACTGCCTGGGGCCGACCCACGAGGAAGTGATCACCGACCTGATCCGGGGCGAGATCCGTTCCTATCGGCAGTTGCCCGTGAACCTGTACCAGATCCAGACCAAGTACCGGGACGAAATCCGGCCCCGGTTCGGACTGATGCGCGGCCGGGAATTCATCATGAAGGACGCCTACTCCTTCGACCGGGACGACGAGGGCGCGGACGCGAGTTACCGGGCCATGTACGATGCCTACATGCGCACGTTCACCCGTTTCGGAATGGTCTTCCGGGCCGTGGAAGCGGATTCGGGGGCCATCGGCGGCAGCTTTTCCCACGAGTTCATGGTCCTGGCGAGCACCGGCGAGGACACCATTGCCGTATGCACGGCCTGCGACTTTGCAGCGAATCTGGAGAAAGCGGAAGCGGTTCTGCGAGGAGTTGGCGACGAAACGCAAGCTCCCCCCATGGAGCAGGTGGCCACGCCGGACAAACATACTGTGGAGGATGTGGCCGAGTTTCTGGGAGTGGAACCCGCACGCATCCTGAAGACCCTGCTTTATGAGGTCGACGGACGGCCCGTGGCGGCAGTCATCCGCGGAGATCGCGAGTTGAATGAAATCAAGCTGAAGAATGTGCTCGACGCCAATGAGCTGAACCTTGCCACGCCGGAGCAGGTTCAGGCCTGGACCAAGGCGCCGGTGGGATTTGCCGGTCCCGTGGACCTGCATGTGGACGCCATCTGGGCGGACCGGGAGGTGGGGATGAGTCGGGACTGGATTTCGGGCGCCAACCTGCCGGACACCCATCTGCGTCATGTCGATCCGGCCCGCGACGCCGTGATTGCCGGATACGTGGATCTGCGCCAGGTCACGGCCGAGGACCCCTGCCCGCGATGCGGCGCGGCCCTGCAGCTGCCCAAGGGCATCGAGGTCGGTCATGTCTTCAAGTTGGGCACCAAGTACAGCGAGGCCATGGGCGCACGGTACCTGGACGAAAACGGCAAGGAACAACTGATCATCATGGGCTGCTACGGCATCGGCGTAAGTCGAATCATGGCCGCCTGCCTGGAGCAGAACAACGATGAAAACGGGGCTCTGTTCCCGCCGCCCATCGCTCCGTTCCAGATCGAGCTGATCCTGCTGAACAGCAAAAATCAGGAACTGCTGGCACAGGCAACAGCCTTGCACGACCGTCTGGAAGCCATGGGCTTCGAGGTGCTGTTGGACGACAGAGACGAACGACCTGGCGTGAAATTCAAGGACGCGGACCTGATTGGCCTGCCCGGCCAGCTCATCCTGGGCGAGAAAGGCCTGGCCCGAGGCGTGCTGGAAGCCAAAAACCGCAAGACCGGAGAGCGTACCGAGCTGGCGCTGGAGGATCTGGAAACTCACGTTCGACAATGGTGGCAGGGTATTCTCAAAGATTGGGGATTAGACGAAGGAAAGGCTTCTTAGCAATTCAAAGTACATGGCCTACATCTTCTCTGTTCGTGAACTGACCCAGGCCGTAAAGGCGACCCTGGAGGGGGAGTTTCCTCTTATCTGGGTCCGGGGGCAGGTGTCCAATCTGTCCAGACCGGGTTCGGGGCATATCTATTTTACGCTCAAGGACGGCGATGCCTGCCTGGGCGCGGTCTGGTTCAAGTCTCAGCAGTGGCAGATCGGATCGGGAGGATGCCCAAGAATCGCGGACGGACAGGAAGTGGTCTGCGTAGGGCGATTGACGGTTTATCCGCCGCGGGGAACTTATCAGCTTGTTGTTGAAATGGTGCAGGACCAAGGTCTCGGGGCGCTGTTCATGGCTTTCGAGGCGCTGAAGAAGCGGCTTGCCGCTCAGGGCTATTTCGATACCGACCGCAAGCGTCCTCTGCCGTCATACCCGCGAAGGGTCGCCGTGGTCACCGCGCCGAACAGCGCGGCCTTGCGGGACTTCCTGTGCCTGTCGGATGAACGCGGCTTCGGTGCGTCCATCCGCATCCATCCCGTGCTGGTGCAGGGAGAGGAAGCGCCGGGGCAGATTGTCCGGGCAGTACAGGAAGCCAATCTGCATGAATGGGCCGAGGTGATCGTGCTCATTCGCGGCGGCGGCTCCCTGGAGGATCTGTGGGCCTTCAACAGCGAGGATCTGGCCAAGTCGATATTTGTCTCGAACATTCCGGTGCTCACCGGTATCGGCCATGAGGTGGACACTTCCATCGCCGATCTCGTGGCGGACGTGCGGGCGGCCACCCCCAGCCACGCGGCCCAGCTCCTCTGGCCGGAACGCCGCGAATTGATCCAGGCCGTGGACGAGCTGGAATGCCGGCTGCAAAAGGCGGGACGTGAACTGCTCCGACGCAAGGAAGTTCTGCTTACCGGCCAGGAAAAAGCTCTGGCCTGGCTTTCACCCCGGGTGCGGGTACTCAGAGCCATGGAGCGGCTGGAAACCCTGGAGCGGGATATGTGCCGCAGCGCCCAGCGGATGATGGAGAACCGACGCCTCACTTTGGAGCAGAGCCGCGCCGCCCTGACCAGGACCCTGGGCGTCCGGTACTGGAGTGCCCGACAGGCCCACCTGGAGCAGCAAATCCGGATGCTCTGCTCGGCGGCATCGGAACCAGTCCGTACTCGCGAACATGGCCTCGGAAAGCTTGAAATTTCCCTGAACAGCCTGGATCCGGTTCGTCCTCTGCGGAAAGGCTTCTGCCTGGTCGAGTCCGTGCAGACCGGCCGGTATGTTCGCGACAGCCGGGAAGTGGCCCAAGGCGACACTCTGCGGATCATGCCGCGCTCAGGCACGATCACGGCTGAAGTCATCGCCAGGGATGAGGAGTGAGCGCCGGTTGTTCCATTGAGAGGGGGCCGGGCGTTGATATTCTTGAAACATTAAGTATCGCCGTGCCTGTCGGTGGGAATGGCCCTTCTCCGGCAAAAGGTGCATCAATACGCAAAAAGGAAAAATGAAATGACACGGTTCTTTTATTTATTTGTGAAATGTTGCGTTGTGGCATGTCTGCTCAGCATGACGACGCTTTCGGCCTGGGCCGGAATTCGGATTGAGAGTCCGGACCATGTGGATGTGGGAATGCCTTTTTTTCTGCGTGTCTTCGGACCGGAGAACTTTCGTGAGATAACGTTTCGCTGGCAGGACAAGGATCTGACCGTTCTGGCCGTTGCCGGTGAGCATGGGAGAGAGGCGGTTGTTTTGCTGGGAGTCTGCCTGGAATCCCCCTTGGGCGTGCAACGGATTGACGGTACCGTGCAGAAGGGCGACCAGCGCTTGCCGTTCACTCATGAGGTCCACGTGCAGCCTCGCACGTTTCCGGAACAGTGGCTGCAGGTGGCGAGAGAAATGGTTTCGCCGGATCAAAGCCTCCATCCCCGGATCGAGGAGGAGCGTCGTAAGGTTCGGGCCGCGCTGGAGCGCGTCACCCCGGACAGGTTATGGGAGACGCCTTTTGTGCGGCCCGTATCGGGCAATATTTCCAGCGAGTTCGGTCTGCGCAGATTTTTCAACGACCAGCCCCGTGCTCCGCACCGGGGAGTAGATCTGCGCGGTGCGGAAGGAACCTTGGTCCGGGCTTTCAGCAATGGCAAGGTCGTGCTGACGGGGGATCATTTTTTTGCCGGACGTTCCGTCTACATCGACCACGGGCTGGGCGTGGTCACCCAGTACATCCACTTATCCGAGGTAACGGTCCAGGAAGGCCAGAAGATCATTGCGGGCGAGCCCATCGGCAAGGTCGGCGCCACCGGCCGGGTCACCGGACCGCACCTGCACTTCGGCTTGAGCATACTGGGCTTCTGGGTCGATCCCCTGGCGCTTCTGGATTAGCTTGCGGTCGTTTTTGCGAATGGACATCCGGCATTGCTGACGGCCCAGACGGATGCCGGGCAGGAGAAGTCCTGCCAGCCGAGAGAGCCGGATTCCACATCCACGATCCAGTCCGAGATGAAGCTCAGGGTGTACGGCTGGTTCCAAAGGGACTCTATGCCCGTTGGGTCAGCCCATATAAAAAGTCAGCCCATGTCCCGCACGTCCCACGTCCCGCCATGTAAGCGCTTCGGACTGGAAGAAAGCAGCCGGACCAGCCCGGCCGCGGATTCTTCGGGAGTTATCAGCTGTCCCTGCTCCTTGAAGGCCTTAAATACCTGCTGGAGTTGCCTGGCCGCGCCACCTTCGGATTCACGGGCCTGGGACTGCATCCTGGTCTCGACAACACCGGGCCGGTAGACCGTTGAAGTGATCTGCGGAGCCTCGGCGGCCAGTTGCCTGGCCAGGTGCTCCTCAGCGGCCTTGGCGGCGCAGTAAGCCGCTATGCCGGGCTGGGTCTTCACGGCAGCCCCGGAACCGAAAAACACGGCCAACCCCTCGCCCTGCCGCAGAAGCAGAGGCATGCAGGCCCGGATCAACTGATACGCAGCGACCACATTGGCCTGAAAGACGGCCTGAAATTCCTCCTCTGCCAACTCCCAAACATGCGGGCCCGGATGCAACAGTCCGGCGGCATGAATGAATCCCCAAAGTCCACCGATATCGCCGGCTTTCGCGACCATGGCATCAACGATTTCCGAACGGGAAGCATCGCCTGCGATCTCCTCGACAACCGCTCCGGAACCGACGCACATTTCCCGCGTCTCTCGCAGACGGTCCTCGCTCCGGGCATTGATCACCAGGTTGACTCCCACCCCGGCCAGAGCCACGGCCAAAGCACGTCCGATGCCCATGGACGCGCCGGTAAGGAGCAGAGTCTTGCCGTGAAGCGCATGCTTTGATGAAGCATTGTTGCGTATAGTCATAGTTAATTCCCCCAGAATTAGAACTCGACATCCTCCCAAAATCCGCCTGCCATATTGGCTTGGCAACAATTCATCTGTGGCTTGCCGACAAGTTTGAACAAGCAAGCAATCTGCACACCAGGATGTTGGTTGTAAAGCAATTTGTATTCATTCAAAAATCTTGCGGCAGGCTGTAAAACGGTCGCTTGACTTGAAAGATCGATTAATAAAACTCTTCGCTCACATCCGAATCCGCCTTCACATTCCTCGAAACGTAACATGTTTCGGCATGCATTTGGCATTAACGTCCCCATGCAAGATAAAGCTTGGCCCCGCATCCTGCCCTTTGCTCTGTTCATGGCTATTATCGGTCTTGAAGAAAGTCTCATTTTTCTGGACAACAGAGGATGGCTGGATCTTCAAGGATTTGCATTTGACCTGCTCTACCCGCTCAGGCCGCTGGCAGCGTTGACCGCCCTGCTTCTCTTGTACAGGGCATATACCGAATTGCAGTGGATTGATCTGACAAAATGGGGCCAGACCTTGCTGAGCGTGTGCCTGGGGCTGCTGGTTTTCGTTTTATGGATCAACATGGATTGGACCATCGGCGCTATGACCGAACCGCCGGGCTTTAATCCTCATGTTTTTCCGGAAGGCCCTCAGCGCTGGCTCATGATCGCCATTCGCGTGTCCAGCGCCGTGATCGTGGTTCCGATCATGGAGGAGATCTTCTGGCGCTCCTTTCTTCTCCGCTACATCATCAACAGTTCTTTTTCCAAAGTCCCTCTCGGAACGTTCACATGGCCTTCGCTGCTGATTGGCTCCCTGCTGTTCGGCTTGGCCCACCACTTCATTCTGGCCGGCATCATGGCCGGAATCGCATATGCCTGGCTCCTTTACCGCACCAAAAGCCTCGCTCAATGCATCCTGGCCCATGCCGTGACCAATCTGGCTCTGGCCATCTACGTGCTGCGCACGGAACAGTGGTTTTTTTGGTAATTCCGCAGTTACCGGTCGAACACGGCATCCGCACATTCTCCGGTCGCGTACAAAGCCGCCTCCACCTATTTCATCCATTTTTCCGGTAACTACTCAGCATATTTTTACTACATGGTATGAGCTTGTCTCGTTTTTTCGAGATCTCCTGTTTGACTGAGTCAGGATTCGTTCATCGAACCATTGCCGGAAACATACGTCCATGGTTCGTGGATAAGACCGGCCTAATGTCTTGTTCGAGGAAACATCCATGATGGTCTATTCTTCGTCTGATCTTTCCGGACAATCCCCCATCCTCGGTAGAAAAACAATTGGCCATAGCTGAATACTTGTTAATTCATGAGGTTAAGATGGCTTATTTTCTGTCACACCTACGGCACGCTTCTTGATAGTTGTACGAGATAAACAATTTCGTCTTCATTACAATAAACAACACAGCCAACAACGGAGGGTACTACCTTGTTGAAAATAAAAAGCATTTTTCTATTTGTCCTCTTGATTGGCGCATCCGCCTGTGGCGCCGGAACCAAGGAAGACTTGTATGCGGAAGGCTTGCGGCAGATGGAGCAGAGCAATCCACAAGGCGCCATTGTGGTTTTTCGAAATGCACTCGAGAAGGATCAAAATTTTATAGATGCGCGATATCAATTGGCGAGAGCGTATATGGAGATGCAGCGTTACGATCTCGCGGAGCAGGAATTGCGCAAGGTTCAGCTCCAGAATCCCAACTATCCTGGCATCGGTTTGGATATGGCCCGCATTTTTTTGCATACAAATCGATTGGATCAGGCTGGGGATGAGACCGACAGGTACATGGAGGCCCAGCCGCTGTCAGCGGAAGCCCTGATCATTCTTGGGGAGATTCAGGGGCGACTGGGAGAGATTGAAGATGCCCAACGCAGTTTTGAACAAGCTCTGCAACTGGAGCCCGGAATGCCGGCGGCACATCTTGGGTTGGGCAAGTCGTTTCTTCTTCAGGACGATCTGGTGCGAGCCGAAAATGAATTAAACAGGGTGCTTAAATCTGATCCGGATAACCTGGAAGCTCTGGCTGCAACCGCCGAACTGCAGCGCAGGCAAGACCGGACGGAAGAGCTGATGATCACATACGAAAGGATCATCCAGCTCAACCCTCAAGACGCTGAAGCTCTATATGAAAAAGGAATGCTTCATCTCGGAAAAGGCGAGACTTCGGAAGTCCGTTCAATAGCTGACCGACTGGAAAGACGCTTTCCGCAACGCTCTGAAGGCTATCTCCTGAACGGCCTGCAGCATTTCCAGGAAGGAAAGTTCAGGGAAGCCATCGTGTCCCTGCAACAGTCCAACGGCATCAGGCCATCTCTAAGTGGACATTATTTTCTCGGGCTAAGCCTGCACCAGGAAGCGGAATTGGAAAGTGCGCTAAGCCAGTTTCGAATCATTCTGGATCAAGCGCCAAATTTTACTCAAGCGCGTCTTATGACCGCCCTTGTTTTATTGCAACAAGAACGCCTTGATCTGGCAGTCAGAGAAGCCCAAAGGGTTATTAATCAGGAGCCGGGCAATGCCATGGCCTACAACATGCTGGGAAGCATCCAGATGGCCCAGGGCAATTACGAGCAGGGCATGCAACTGTTGCAGAAGGCAACGGAACTCGATCCCGAAATGGCAAATGCGTTTTTCATGCAGGGAGTTTTTCTCCTGGACAAAGGTCAAATCAACGAGGCGACGGCAAATCTGGACGCGGCCATTCAGGTCGCCCCCGAACAACTCAACATCCGCATGCTGCAGTTTGCCAACCTGATGCAACAAAAAGAACTGGATAAAGCCCATGCGACTCTTGAGCAAGGGCTTACCGGTGAGGCTAGCGACGCTGCGCTGTTGAACAATATGGCCGCTATTCGACTTTCTCAGAACCAAACTGAAGAAGGGCTGGAACTTCTGGAAAAATCCAAAAAGGCAGATCCCACATTCGCTTCAGCCTACTTCAATCTGGCTTCATTTTATCAGAGCCGCGGCGAGTTGGATAAGGCATTGGCGGAATACCAAGCTCTGCTTTCCCACCATCCCGAAAATTTGCGTGCCCTGCTTTCCGCGGCGAACCTGTCCATACAACTCGGACAGGAAGAGCAGGCCCTGGAGTATTTTGCAAGAGCCCAGAGAACCGGAG includes:
- the prsT gene encoding XrtA/PEP-CTERM system TPR-repeat protein PrsT → MLKIKSIFLFVLLIGASACGAGTKEDLYAEGLRQMEQSNPQGAIVVFRNALEKDQNFIDARYQLARAYMEMQRYDLAEQELRKVQLQNPNYPGIGLDMARIFLHTNRLDQAGDETDRYMEAQPLSAEALIILGEIQGRLGEIEDAQRSFEQALQLEPGMPAAHLGLGKSFLLQDDLVRAENELNRVLKSDPDNLEALAATAELQRRQDRTEELMITYERIIQLNPQDAEALYEKGMLHLGKGETSEVRSIADRLERRFPQRSEGYLLNGLQHFQEGKFREAIVSLQQSNGIRPSLSGHYFLGLSLHQEAELESALSQFRIILDQAPNFTQARLMTALVLLQQERLDLAVREAQRVINQEPGNAMAYNMLGSIQMAQGNYEQGMQLLQKATELDPEMANAFFMQGVFLLDKGQINEATANLDAAIQVAPEQLNIRMLQFANLMQQKELDKAHATLEQGLTGEASDAALLNNMAAIRLSQNQTEEGLELLEKSKKADPTFASAYFNLASFYQSRGELDKALAEYQALLSHHPENLRALLSAANLSIQLGQEEQALEYFARAQRTGDSQAFLAHAEHAVRKGRPEEATTILDEGIAATDDKMPLMEVKARILIAQGRIDEAIALHQEIKSHQREGGIRLLANSLLLKGDVEGAVAEGEELIDLHPDKAESYLFLAGIHESTGNLGQAEAMIQKAVEVEPANPQSHFRLGNLRARAGSTDEAIQEYSKALEINPQFIPALFGHGNILEKQGEMARAKELYQEILRIDPNFVPALNNVAYLSLKGHGSVEEALHLATQAFRLEQHNPGVMDTLGLALIQNNRPEDGRRILERAVQLLPNHPTVRYHLALAYSMTGEREKALNELNVALMHEEFPEKQEARKLNQKLISTE